Part of the Equus asinus isolate D_3611 breed Donkey chromosome 28, EquAss-T2T_v2, whole genome shotgun sequence genome is shown below.
CCCAAGTTGTAAATCCCCCAGAATGGTTTAAACCAAAAGGTTTTGCATGTGCCTTCTTCAAGGCGGGGTTGCTGggcggctgggggtgggggggtgcgtcTGGTAGTTTTTAACATTCTCCAAGGGGGTGTATGACCCTAACTCAGTGTGTCACAGCTGATTCACAGTCAAGTTCAACAGTTAGCCCCAAACTTCCAGTCACTACCACAAAGTATTTCCCAAGCATTCTGGTTCCTCAGGGTTTCCTGTGAACTATGGAAGACTGAGAGCTCGGCTCCCGAGATGCACTGAGGGTCAGGATGGTCACTGGGGAGGTGGCAGGTGCCTGGCCTCGGACCGGGGTGCAGCGGGAGTCCAGGGGCACAGCCCTTGGTTTGGCCCGTCACCCCTGTGACTGGTGCGGGCGCCCCAGGGCCCCTACTCACCGAGGCGGCTGCCCGCTGGTTGTACGGCCGGGTGCCCTTCAGGGAGGTCAGGTCGACCACAGCCGAGCAGGTGATGAAGGCCGTGATGTAGAGAACCGTGGCGCCCACGTTGAATATCATTaactgggggtgagggaggacacAGACTTACGACGGGAGCCTCTTCCTCCGAGTGGACCTCCCGGTTCCCACCGGCACACCCCTTTAGGAGCCAGAACCGCGGCTGGGGCTCCAGGATGGGGATGAAGACACTCAGCGTCTTTGCCACTGAAAGGGCCCGGAGAGGCAACAGTCCACACCGGGCCAGCCCGAGGCCATCTGAGCTGGGAGCATAAAGACACCAAAGGCTGAGGGGGAGGGAAACGATGGGAAGGCCTGAAGGGATCTGGTCCAGGCAGCGGCAGGCCCACGAGGCAAAACCTGCACTCGAAGGCAAGAGGCTGAACCAAGCCCACCTCCCAGTGCTCCAGCTAGAGAACTCTGGGCCACCCGGCCACCGTGGCTCAGGGCCAAGCCCAGCCCCCACTGTTGCCACGGCAGGCCttggctctggggctggccctgggggtgCCTTACAATCTCTGCCCCCAGGATGAGGAATTGTGTCTGCCTTTTGGCCACATCTTAGGCTCAAGGCTCCACATCAAACGCCAGGGGAAGGACCAGCAGGATCCCGAGCCAGACTGGCAGGAAAGGCCCTCAGCCGATGGCCAGGCCCGGGTCCCATTTCCCCAATGCTTGGCCCCTGAAGCCAGTTAACAGTCTTAGCACAGACTGCAAACTGGTGACCCTCAGGCATGTTTGGTTTGtcccatagatttttttttttgaggaagattagccctgagtcaacatcggcggtgcccatcttcctctactttatatgtgggatgccaccacagcatggcttgccaagcaggcCATAGGtccgcctgggatccaaaccagtgaatcccaggccgccaaagcagagcgggtgaacttaaccgctgcggcactggaccagcccccaatagtgttttgtgttttttttaaccaAGATTCTCAAGGTAGATTTCATGTGAAAACCTGCAAATTTCCCATAAAACTTTCAATCTTATATCAAGATCTGGCACCAAGGGGCCTGCATTCCTACGAACACCTGGTGGAGCTGAGCAGAGGCAGCCCTCTGGGGACAGATGGGTGCTGCTCTCTCGAGAACGCCTCCTGACCCACTGGGCCCTGTAGGGGCTCAGCCCCTGGCCCAATCCCCAGTGTGGCAATCCTAATCCAGCCTGCCCCGTCTGTTGAGGGTCCAGGAGTGTAGGAGCCGCCGCCCTGCCTtcacggcctggggaacgcgcctCCTTTCAGCGCCAGCTGTGGCTGGAGCCCCGAATCTGTGCTAAGACACACAGTGTCCCCTCCATCTCCGGAGAGCTTTCTTTGAAGCTCCCGGGAcaggggcagggctggacccCGAGCCAGGAAGTCAGGCGGCCCCTCCTCGCCCCAAGATCCTGCCTGCAAGCCCGGCGCCCGCCGCAAAGGCTGCCTGGCTCCAGCCAGTGATGTCAAGATCTAACAAGCCGCCTCTGTCTCGAGGGTGACTCACGTTTCCTCAGCTTAAAAAGTCATTGAATTCCACACAATGCTGCCCAGTCCCAGGCTTGCTTGTCTTAAAAATCATGTGCCTCTCTCGCCTCCCAGCTCGCTGAAAGCCACAGGCCCAGCTGCAGGGGTTTTCCGGGTCACAGAATAAAACCCCAGCAGTTTTCTCTGCATCTGGCCAGGGTACGTCCTAAGGGTGCTCTCAGCCCCGGGCCGGAGGAGGCTGATCTGGGCCACCCTGGCCGCAGGGGCCTCACCCTGGAGGCAGCCAGATGGACAGCAGGGAGCCCAGCCTGCAGGTGCTGGGCTGGCCGGGTACCTCCCGACAGTTCAGCCCAGCCTCTGGGTCTGCAGACCCTGCAACACGGGTCCAAATTCTGAGAGCCCCcgaaaggaaaaatatttccgAGATTCCAAATGGCCTCCAGCCTCTCCATTCAACAGCCCCCCACTTCTACTCCCTCCCCTGGAACAAGTGAGGCCGTGCCCTCCCTGGATCACGGGGCTCCATTAAGGCTCCCTCCCTGAGCCGGCTCTGCCAAGCCCCCGCCCCCGCTCACTTAGGGAAGGGCAGAGTGGGCCGCCACAGCTCCTCCCAGAGGCAGAGGGGTGAGCCTAGAGCCCCCCAGTGTCCCCACCCAGACTCACCACCAGCGGCCAGGGCACCATATGCAACTTCATGTGCAGCTGAAACAGGTAGAGGATGAAGACGACGATTGTCACCAGCCAGAGGAAGACAGCGACGAACATCACCCAGCCGTAGGCCGGGTACAGGTGGTACGGGGTGTCAGCAATCAGGGCCCACACCAGCAGCCCCAGCACCTGGAGGGGGCGAGACAGGGCCAGAGTCCCCCAGAGCCCCCCACTCCAGCTGGAGGCCACAGGCCAGAGGCCTCTGCCATGGCGCTCCCTCTGCAGGACACACTTCTCATGagccaagaaatatttatttggctCCTACTGTATACCACTGTACACCAGGCTTGCCTGCTAACTCGTACTcctctttcaggtctcagctgaaaTGCTACATGCTCCCCCGCTCCTCCAGGCTGGGTTCCAGAACCCTCTTCTGTGGTCACACGGCTCCCCAGGCACCCACCACCCAGGACCATAATTCTGTCTCCTTCCCCAGACTCTGAGCTCCCCAGGGCAGGACGATGACGGCCTCGCTCAGAGCTGCGTCgcagcacccagcacccagcacccagcacaggaccCAGACCGCGCCAGGGGCTTAGTAGAAGCTGGTGAAAGATGAAGCCCCCAGCACACCCTGAGAGACGGACATAGTCACAGAGTCCCAGAGGTGGGAAAAAGAACCGTGTgtatcctccccccacccccgggccTCTGGGTGACCTCCACCTGGCCCCCACCAAGCCCTCTCTACCcaccttctctgactctcccacCTGCCCCTCTATACAGGTATTACCATCCCTGCCTTACAGGTGAAACCCAGGGAAGACCACCTTCTTCTTCCCTCAGGGAAGCCAAGGGACCTGTCACATGGTTCCCACGTGGCACAGTGGGCCCTGACATCCCTCAGTGTGTGTAGTGGCTAACAGCACGGACTCTGGAGCCGACCGCCTGGTTTTAAACCCCACTCCCctgagcagctgtgtgaccttcggcCAGTTtgcaacctctctgtgctttggtcacctcatctgtaaaatgagtacaATGACCATACATACCACATAGGGTTACGTCGAGGACCCACGAGTTCACGTACGTAAATGAGTACACACAACAAGTATTGTTTTATTATTCCCAGCTGGATGCGCtgagcccaccccagccctcaggGCCACAGGAAATTCTACGGGAACAGGTTGGCCTGGCCGACTGCCCTCATGGGGCCACTTGCAGGAACTCGgcagggtggggcccagcagaGGGTCCGCTCTGAGGCGGGGCCCACAGAGCTCAGGGGAAGCCCACCAGCGCCACCTCCCATGCTTCCGGCATCTCCCCTAGCCTCTCCTCGCTGGCTGAGCCCCTGGGCTCCACAAGGGCAGGCTCTGGAATTCCTGGCCAGCTGGGTGTGACTCGGGTCTGACCAGCAAGGGGAAGGACAGTCTTTGGCCCACTATGCGGCTTTGGAGAAAGGCTCTTTTGCTGACGAAGGCGCACAGAGAGTGTGCCCCACATCCAGGCACGTGGCACCAAGGCTCACAGTGCCTTTGCCCCCAGCCCAAGGTCGAGCCAATCACCAGTCGGATCGCAGAGATGCAGCTCAGGAGCGAGACCCACCTCTGGCTGCTGGGTTTGGGGACAAAAAGTCCCCGTGGCCGCAAGCTCCTAGAccagacaccagagagcttgcgcTGACCCCggagcacagccagagccagGTGCCTGCTgggcaccccccaccccagggcaccTCTGCCAAGAACCAACAGGGAAGTTTCTGTACCAATCCCCCAGCACTCGCGGGGTCAGGCCAGGAATGACCTGAGCTGAGCGGGTAGAGCCAGTCCCTCCAACAAcgacttccctttctcctcttcctgccgCTCCCGACAGGAGGCTGGGTGTGACGGCTTCTCTTCCCACAGCACCACTGGGATGGGGAGGCGGCGCCCTGGGTCGGGCGTCAAGCGCTGGGCTTCGATCCTGCCCGTGCTGAGGGGGCACACTGGGCGAGCACCTTCCCGCCTGTGCGGCTCATCTGGGCGATTCCAGTCCACCCGCCAGAACGCAGGCCCGGGGGAATCCTGCTTCCGTCACTGTCGTGTCTCCAGTGGCAACAGGGCTTAACATGGTGGCTGCCCAATGAACACGTGCTCCGGAGCTAACGGGCCTCGGTTTCCATGGAATAGGGGTGGGAGATGTGCCCTGCACAGTGCTGTGTACTACAGAGGAGGCAGGTGTGCATCGGGGAACCTCCCTCCACCCAGGGAAAGGTGTCAGCCCAGGACGTGGGGGGTACGGGGAGCCGAGGAAGGCCCCCCTTCTCTCCTGAGCTCAGCACGCCTCCTCCCTACCGGGCCGCGAGTCCCCAGGGATCCCGCGCTGCGCCCTGCCAGCCTCAGCTACCGCCTCTGTGCTCTCCTGCAACCACTGCAGTGAGGCTGGTGGCGGCCCGTGGGGCCCACTTGCGGGCGAGGACGGTGGGACAGGTGGCAGGGCCTTGGGGACAGTCACACAGGCTGGGGACAGAGCCCTTACCTTACCAGTGAGGACCTGGAGCCAGGGTGTCTCCGCACAGCCCCCACACACGTCTACCACCATCCTTAGGACAGACCCCTGCCTGACATGGACACGTGGGGGCCGAGCCCCCGCAGCTGGGTGCAGGAGAACAAGCAGCCCCCAAGCAGCAGCGGCAGCTCCCTCCCAGCAGGGAGGGGCACGTCAGGGACAATCCTCTTGTCATGTAAAGCAAGGTCCTGAAGGGCCTCCTCACCATCCTGCGGCCTGCTTCCAACTATCCGAAAGCAATTAGAAAACTCTGTGAActgaaaatcaagagaagacCAATTCGGGTTTACACTAACGGACGCCTGTCAATTATCAGTATCATTACTCACAGACTTGGTCACAGACACCACCTGACCCTCCGGCTCTCTCTGCCCCAGACCTCAGGCAAGCGCCCCCCTTTTCTGTCATTGATTCCCCCATCACCCTCTCATCAGTCATCACTAtttattatccccactttccaaacagaagctcagagggCAATGAGCGCGGGGTCACCAGTGGGTAAAGGGCAGGGCAGGACTTGAACCTGGACCTGTCCTTCTCTGGAACCTGGGAGCTGCTTAGCATGTGCACAGAACGAGGACACTTCGGCTGGCACCAAGGGCCAGGCCCAGCTGGCACCGGGCTCTCACGTGCCTGCCCtaccctccagcccagccctggtTTCCGGATGAGCAGGCGCAGCCTCTGGGCGATGGAGCTGCCGGATAAGCCGCAGGAATGTCCAGCGCTCCTCCTGGCTTTGCCGCCCTGGCCCCGAGCCCAGGGAGCTGGAGCAAGGAAGGCCCGTTCCTCCATGGGAACCAGCCCGACTGGTttttccccatcccctccctcctAGCCCCAAGAATCTGAAGGGAgtgccccagcccagggccccagggagaCCCTACTCAGGACAGGGCACCCCACACTTGCTGGTCTGGGTGGCCCTGCAGGGGAGGCCGGGCCCAGGCTCATCTCCAGAAGCTGCAGGAGCCGCtgacccctccctcctgctgtggACCCGGAAGACGGGGCCCGAGGACTTGTCTTACGGTCCCGTGTAGAACGGTGAACCGCACTGTCCAGAGGAAGGGGGACACTGAAGGGGAGGGCCCGCCTgccacctgcctccagggctTGCCCAGGACAGTCGCCCCACAGCTCCAGCTCCCCCGCCCTGAGCACAGGCCTCGGCAGCTGCCCCTCTGGGCTCAGCCGTTCAGCAGCAGCTCCGAGCACGAGCACCGACGGCGGTGAGGGCCGAGCCCACGGAAGCCCTGGTCCCGGCACCCGCTCCCCCAGCCGAGACGGGGGTGAAGACGACGGGCAGTGGGGACACTTGCAGTGTTAGAAAGAGGCCAAGACAGATCTCCCTGGAAGGTGACAGTGATGAGAATTATTTTAGGCCGGTTAATTTTAAACTGCAGATGAGAGgcaggctccaaggactggaatttgcttgtcctttgagagacatttgcatttgtgaaagaagggagatgaccttgtctctagaaactcttaatggggaaggcaagaacttaagttggtttctgtctggcaatctcatgcaactgatttagggtggtggcttctgacctttacttaatccgatttgattcttatctaaaaggcatgggatcacccaatagccagaccccacctgcactgataccattttaactttttttcatgttctttcctttgtcttgtaaagagatggctcacatacctatgccttaaatttagccttacacTCCTctcatgtttgcagcagaagcagcagcagcagctctgactgcccgtgggtcctgtccccatgctattccacactattctctaaataaaagagcactactaccagatcttgagagtccaagaaatctttctttcgactcctcggctcaccgaccccgcatcaacagGAGAGCAAGGACGGAGGAGGGCGGGAGGGGCGGAAGGGGAGCCGTGTGGGAATAGCAGAGCTCCGCCTTGACATCTGGGTCCGTCCCCTGCCGACAGTTCACCTGTCCCGTTTCTCTGTTGGTGTCCACACAGACATCTGTGTGTCTTACCcttaaagacacacatacacagaaccAAACCCTCACTCCTTCTAAACTTTCTGAGGCCTCCTCAGGCAAGTGCTACAGATAAACAAAGAGAATTGTCTAGAAATCTCGAAGGTGCAGGaccttttttttctgaaaacgtATAGATTTTGCATTAGGGATTTTCTCTTTAAATGAGGACTGTCAAGGACACATTCACGTatgccccaggacctttgcacctcCAGAAGAATTTCTAAACAACTGAATAACAGCTATTTTTGTTAAAATCACCTGTAGgaccagagaagaaagagatgtgTCACAAAGACCATACAGAAAGGCATTCCTCAATAgtggtgggccctaatccagtgactggtgttcttataagagggaaattggacacagagagacacaaaggGAGAACgctgtgtgaagatggaggcagagataggAGTGATGTGTCTCCAAGCCAAGGAGAGCGGCCTGGAACAGATTCCCCTTCAGAGTCTCcaggaggaaccaaccctgctggtcttggacttccagcctccagaacgctGAGACAGTCAATTTCTGTGCTTTTAAGCACCCTCAGgttgtggtgttttgttatggcccCTCTAGCAAACTAATACTCTCTCTCAACTCCTCTCGGAATCTGCAGATGGATGTCATGATCTGATTTAACTGTGTGATGTTGGCATCAGCTCTGATGGAAGCTTGGCCTCTTAACTCCCTGGGGTCAGCTCCTTGccaacttactagctgtgtgacctcaggcaagttgctgaacctctctgtgccccagtgccctcatctttaaaacatgcctacctcatagggtaGTTCTGAGATGTAAATGAAGTCATATATGTAAGGTACTCAGAGCAACACCTAACACAGGCTTCACCCTCAATGCAGGTTCTCCTGTCATCGTCACTCTGAAGTTAGAATGTGGGTTTTCCGGTCCACTCTCTGCCTGGCTTCCTCAGGTGGTAACAGCATGTGTGCTTCCCAGGGGCATGAGGCCTGGTGAGATAAAGAACGGGTCTACGCTGACGCACCAGGCCCTGCGCCTCAGATAAGGGCCCCACCCAGCTTTCAGATAAGGCAGCAGTCCAGCCCGCCCGGCCCTGGAGCTGCCTGGAGCTGCACTGCTCTGCTCACACAGCCTGGGCAGGACCTCCGCCCCCGCAGACCTGTCTTCCCCTTGGTCCAGCGGGAGCCCGGAGGTTGCACTCAGTGTCCTGAAGGCCCCCTCAGCCTGAGATCCGGCGCTCCCCGAGGCAGGCCTCCCCAGGGGCCAGAGGCAGAGCCCTGGCTCCCTTGCCCTGGGGGCCTCCCCCAACCTCTGAACGCCAGGCTACCTCCTCTCCTGGCTGAAGATGCTCACCCCAGTTCTCCTTTGGGTCCTCTACACTCCCTGGGCGGGGTCAGAGCCTTGTAGGAGTTTACTGAGTGACCTTGGGAGAGTCACCGACCTCTCTGGTCTGTTTCTCTATCTGACACGTGAGAGGGTGGGGCAGGGACACCCATCCAGGTCACCTTACAGGTGTGTGGTGCAGGTAAAGCGATGGGAAGGAGAAGTTAGCAGCTATAGCTGTGGTGAGCGGCTCTGAGGGTGGACAGACAggtgtgggcggggggggggggagcaaaCCCCAGAGCCAGGGAGCCGCGGGACGGGCAGCTCCTTGGAGCCTGGGGGACACACCGGGGTCTCAACCTCAGGAGCTGCCAAGGCAGGCAGGTCACAGGAATGACGGAGGTGGGCCGGGGGTCTCCGTGGAGCTGGCGTCTGGGGAAATGCAGGCCTGGGGTGGCCAGAACTTGCAATTTCTCAAGAGACACTAAAAGTCTAAGTTTCTATGTGAAATCTTCAGCTTTTTCAACGCTGGGAAGGAAACCAAATGTTTTCGAAGCAAGGCGAGGGCAGAGCCCCCAGGAGCCCCTTCTCCCCACTGCACCatccaggaaactgaggccggggGGATGACACGAACCCTTCCCAGGGTTGCCCCTCGCAGGGACACATCTGGGCAGCTGAGGACACTCAGAACTTGGCCTGGCCAGGCCCAGCCTCCACCCCGCCCTGGCCCTTCTCCCTACACTGAAAGGGACTTTATGGGGACAAAAAGCCACCCATTGTGTCACAGGAGACAAAGGCACAACGGACAGAGGCTCCGGGCGCCTGCCTGGCCACAACAACCCCACACACCCGCCCTCCCCGtgcagggccgggctgggggaggCTCCTTGGAATCCCCGCGCTGCACACGCGGAGCGTTCAAGAATCCTGGGGCCGCCACAC
Proteins encoded:
- the PLLP gene encoding plasmolipin isoform X2, translating into MGTRLSPHRFQVLGLLVWALIADTPYHLYPAYGWVMFVAVFLWLVTIVVFILYLFQLHMKLHMVPWPLVLMIFNVGATVLYITAFITCSAVVDLTSLKGTRPYNQRAAASFFACLVMIAYGASAFFSFQAWRGVGSNAATSQMAGGYA
- the PLLP gene encoding plasmolipin isoform X1, whose product is MAEFPAKVSTRTSSPAQGAGASVSALRPDLGFVRSSLGALMLLQLVLGLLVWALIADTPYHLYPAYGWVMFVAVFLWLVTIVVFILYLFQLHMKLHMVPWPLVLMIFNVGATVLYITAFITCSAVVDLTSLKGTRPYNQRAAASFFACLVMIAYGASAFFSFQAWRGVGSNAATSQMAGGYA